In Juglans microcarpa x Juglans regia isolate MS1-56 chromosome 7D, Jm3101_v1.0, whole genome shotgun sequence, the following are encoded in one genomic region:
- the LOC121239595 gene encoding alpha carbonic anhydrase 7-like, with the protein MKLVTQFLFCCFFIVLVLHSSRPATSQEVDDEREFDYSEKSGKGPSQWGEIHPEWSLCRDGSMQSPIDLLNERVEIVSHLGRLNRNYRPSNATLKNRGHDMKLEWVGGAGYIEINGTQYVLRQSHWHSPSEHTINGRTFDLEVHMVHESSDGKVAVVGIMYTIGRPDSFLSLMRHHLSAVASSREDVTAVGIVDPKNIKIGSRKYYRYIGSLTIPPCTQNVVWTIVRKVRTVTREQVRLLRVAVHDDSETNARPLQPINRRSVRLYRPSEFED; encoded by the exons ATGAAGCTTGTAACCCAGTTCTTGTTTTGCTGTTTCTTCATTGTTCTCGTTTTGCATTCATCCCGGCCTGCAACATCTCAAGAAGTTG ATGATGAACGAGAATTTGACTACAGTGAGAAAAGTGGAAAGGGACCGTCTCAATGGGGAGAGATTCACCCTGAATGGAGCCTGTGCAGAGATGGATCAATGCAATCTCCTATTGATTTGCTGAACGAAAGGGTGGAAATAGTTTCCCATTTAGGGAGACTTAATCGGAATTACCGTCCCTCTAATGCCACTCTAAAAAATCGAGGCCATGACATGAAG CTGGAATGGGTAGGCGGCGCAGGATATATTGAAATAAATGGTACCCAATATGTACTCCGGCAAAGCCATTGGCACTCACCCTCTGAACACACTATCAATGGCCGGACGTTTGATCTAGAGGTGCACATGGTCCATGAGAGTTCCGATGGAAAAGTTGCAGTGGTTGGAATTATGTATACGATTGGACGCCCTGATTCTTTCTTGTCATTg ATGAGGCATCACTTGTCAGCCGTTGCCAGTAGCAGAGAAGACGTGACAGCGGTCGGAATCGTCGACCCAAAGAACATAAAGATAGGCAGTAGAAAGTATTACAGATATATTGGGTCCCTTACAATTCCCCCTTGTACTCAAAATGTTGTATGGACCATCGTGAGAAAG GTGAGGACTGTTACACGAGAACAAGTTAGGTTGCTCCGCGTGGCCGTTCATGAT GATTCAGAAACAAATGCAAGACCACTACAACCAATAAATAGGCGCTCAGTGCGTCTTTATAGACCAAGTGAATTTGAAGATTAA